From Drosophila yakuba strain Tai18E2 chromosome 2L, Prin_Dyak_Tai18E2_2.1, whole genome shotgun sequence, one genomic window encodes:
- the LOC26535049 gene encoding uncharacterized protein LOC26535049 — MSKILSFVALSIYFPLTFYLPSELLPCLEHSITHYSWDKCEQIVFETILIFSGLVGVSGLLWVSANFAEYHFLFNWIIFTFEIIVLEVCYMAYAIILSKTHIWIWRLVFFGFLVVSFILVSLHLLVAKKIVKTHLIEKIFRVVPGNTE, encoded by the exons ATGTCGAAAATACTAAGTTTCGTAGCACTCAGCATATATTTCCCACtcacattttatttaccttCCGAATTATTGCCCTGCCTGGAGCACAGTATTACGCATT ATTCTTGGGATAAGTGTGAGCAAATTGTGTTTgaaactattttaattttttcgggTTTGGTCGGCGTCAGTGGATTGTTGTGGGTATCAGCCAATTTCGCA GAATACCACTTTCTGTTCAACTGgattattttcacttttgaaATAATAGTGCTTGAGGTTTGTTATATGGCTTATGCTATTATTCTATCAAAAACTCATATATGGATATGGCGCCTTGTGTTCTTCG GTTTTCTGGTCGTCAGCtttattttggtttcgttACACCTTCTGGTCGCGAAAAAGATTGTTAAAACCCACTTAATCGAAAAAATTTTTAGAGTGGTTCCTGGTAACACTGAgtaa
- the LOC6528364 gene encoding 23 kDa integral membrane protein produces MASTSSVKLIVYALDILCTLLALVLISFGLYVVVSYNLNEIGQLSAYSYVGLGVAALLIVLWGYLSAWRENVCCTVTFIIFLCLVIIAQFAIVYMLVTHDKWMASNLANALEATWEEELNSPGAMSLYQNWFHCCGRGSPQDYIVNERLPPDTCFRNHDKSKPENLIHTGCRVEFENYWLHLNNVFNILALVLIGFELLLSVISCRLCNSIRNDARRSYF; encoded by the exons ATGGCGTCCACGTCGAGTGTAAAGCTGATTGTCTACGCCCTGGACATACTGTGTACG CTGCTGGCCTTGGTGCTGATATCCTTTGGCCTCTATGTGGTGGTGTCCTACAACCTAAACGAGATCGGTCAGCTGTCGGCATACTCCTACGTGGGACTCGGAGTGGCTGCCCTCTTAATTGTCCTTTGGGGATATCTGTCCGCCTGGCGCGAGAATGTGTGCTGCACAGTCACG TTCATTATTTTCCTATGCCTGGTCATCATTGCCCAGTTCGCCATTGTCTACATGCTGGTCACCCACGATAAGTGGATGGCCTCTAACCTAGCCAATGCCCTGGAGGCCACCTGGGAGGAGGAACTGAACAGCCCCGGAGCCATGTCGCTGTACCAGAACTGG TTCCACTGTTGTGGTCGTGGTAGTCCCCAGGACTACATCGTCAACGAACGACTGCCGCCGGACACCTGTTTCCGAAACCACGACAAGAGCAAGCCGGAGAACCTCATCCACACCGGATGCCGGGTGGAGTTCGAAAACTACTGGCTGCACTTGAACAACGTTTTTAACATCCTAGCCCTCGTGCTCATAGGATTTGAG CTTCTGCTGAGTGTCATCTCTTGCCGCCTGTGCAACAGCATTCGCAACGATGCTCGTCGCTCTTACTTTTAG
- the LOC6528365 gene encoding 23 kDa integral membrane protein produces the protein MACSTNVLKGFSLFWDIILALFGLVVIGLGVHIVYKFEHFNTAAFVIIAVGVVVVLTALFGALGAARESSATSKVFVVILIILVILEVLAVGFLWVFQTSLLINVDKTFDKLWNDQPVPIKPGNQSQIASLERWLDCCGNVGPSDYILPPNSCYNSESDRLNLEGCRQKFLDFIADRWTTFNLVSLVLFGVEIICALLAYVLANSIVNRWRRSKYYQK, from the exons ATGGCCTGCTCCACAAACGTTTTGAAGGGGTTTTCCCTCTTTTGGGATATTATCCTCGCT CTGTTCGGCCTGGTTGTGATTGGCCTTGGTGTGCACATCGTCTACAAATTCGAGCACTTTAACACCGCCGCCTTCGTCATCATcgcagtgggcgtggtcgtcGTTCTGACCGCACTTTTTGGGGCTCTGGGAGCAGCGCGGGAGAGCAGTGCCACATCGAAAGTG TTCGTTGTTATTCTGATTATCTTGGTCATACTGGAAGTTCTGGCAGTTGGATTCCTATGGGTTTTCCAAACCTCGCTACTGATCAACGTGGACAAGACGTTCGATAAACTGTGGAACGACCAGCCCGTGCCAATCAAGCCGGGAAACCAGAGTCAGATTGCCAGCCTCGAGCGATGG TTGGATTGCTGCGGCAATGTGGGACCCTCGGACTACATTCTGCCTCCCAATAGCTGCTACAACAGCGAGAGTGACAGACTGAATCTCGAAGGATGCCGGCAAAAGTTCCTGGACTTCATCGCCGATCGTTGGACCACATTTAACCTGGTTTCTttagtgctgtttggtgtgGAG ATCATCTGCGCCCTGTTGGCCTATGTCCTGGCCAATAGCATCGTGAACCGCTGGCGACGCTCGAAATACTATCAAAAATAG
- the LOC6528366 gene encoding protein late bloomer, which produces MKIVKIKSSCAMYCTTRLLRYVLCVISGICALGGCLLIWYGAWLLDSLSDEQRVMGMDHGEDLAALLCVLLGTVIVVGSIFGWMAVAKDSRALLICYAVLLVFLLIIQFVMVSISYAASRDSLPDSLTQGLDDLWDAHHEGNSTLNTYEEWVTSLCGRRSAEDYLHLEKMPPPSCCLDRDCTKPMNLFMTGCEVKFKEYVSAKTSNFHSLSWILVFFEFAGSVTTCYLVDSIRNHRDRIRFYN; this is translated from the exons atgaaaattgtgaaaatcaAATCTAGCTGCGCCATGTACTGCACCACCAGACTGCTCAGATACGTGCTGTGTGTCATCAGTGGCATCTGTGCC CTAGGTGGCTGCCTGCTCATCTGGTACGGCGCCTGGCTGCTGGACAGCCTCTCCGACGAGCAGCGGGTGATGGGCATGGATCACGGCGAGGACTTGGCCGCTCTTCTCTGCGTCCTACTGGGCACCGTCATCGTAGTGGGCAGCATTTTCGGATGGATGGCTGTGGCCAAGGATTCCAGGGCGCTGTTGATCTGC TATGCAGTTCTGCTGGTGTTCCTCTTGATCATTCAGTTTGTAATGGTCAGCATAAGTTATGCCGCCAGCCGAGATTCCCTGCCGGATTCTTTGACGCAAGGACTTGATGACCTGTGGGATGCGCATCACGAAGGCAACAGCACCCTGAACACCTACGAGGAGTGGGTAA CTTCACTGTGTGGCCGCAGAAGTGCCGAGGACTACCTACACTTGGAGAAAATGCCGCCGCCAAGTTGTTGTCTCGATCGGGACTGCACCAAGCCAATGAATCTCTTCATGACGGGCTGCGAAGTCAAGTTCAAGGAGTATGTCAGCGCCAAGACTTCCAACTTCCACTCGCTAAGTTGGATCCTTGTATTCTTTGAG TTCGCCGGCTCGGTGACCACCTGCTACCTGGTTGACAGCATTCGCAATCATCGCGACCGCATAAGATTCTATAATTAA
- the LOC6528367 gene encoding tetraspanin-9, which yields MGLGATTVKHLLLLLNFVFSVLGLVLIAFGIFFLISAAENAVSIGENVAGGLIIALGVVILIIAIFGCLAAIHEAPVRLLIYVGAVVLLILAQLMFLGMSSHGTKDGISGSINEGFDRLWESERNQTGALGYYESWLQCCGVNSSEDYWIIHHGIPSSCCPENKCLDTPSRVFKTGCKAAFVKYLDDKLLVFKIVCWLLVIGEAVGAVFGWLLYSSVKNQSRRNNAVWM from the exons ATGGGTCTGGGTGCCACCACAGTGAAACATCTGCTGCTCTTGCTGAACTTTGTGTTTTCC GTGCTCGGGCTAGTGCTGATCGCCTTCGGAATTTTCTTTCTGATCTCCGCCGCTGAGAATGCAGTCAGCATTGGGGAAAATGTGGCCGGGGGCCTGATCATCGCCTTGGGCGTTGTCATCTTGATAATTGCGATCTTTGGCTGCCTGGCCGCTATCCACGAGGCTCCTGTGAGGCTCCTCATC TATGTGGGAGCCGTGGTGCTGCTGATCCTTGCCCAGCTGATGTTCCTCGGCATGTCCTCACACGGCACCAAGGACGGAATCTCGGGCAGCATCAACGAGGGCTTCGACCGCCTCTGGGAATCGGAGCGCAACCAAACGGGCGCCCTTGGCTACTACGAGTCCTGGCTGCAGTGCTGCGGGGTCAACAGTTCCGAGGACTACTGGATCATCCATCACGGGATTCCGTCCAGCTGTTGTCCGGAAAACAAGTGCTTGGACACGCCGAGCAGGGTTTTTAAGACCGGCTGCAAGGCCGCATTTGTCAAGTATCTGGACGATAAGTTACTGGTGTTCAAAATCGTCTGCTGGCTGCTTGTCATCGGAGAG GCTGTGGGAGCTGTTTTCGGTTGGCTGCTTTACAGCAGCGTAAAGAACCAAAGCCGCCGCAATAATGCCGTCTGGATGTAA